The DNA region TAATGCCTCCAGCAGGAAAGCCACTTTGATTAAGGTATTTGATTGAATTCTCTAAATTCTTTTGGGTTATCTTGTATGCAATTCGAGAGACCCTCTGTTGCAATGAATTTTGTGGAATTGTTAGGTCGATAGTGCAAATAAGCGCGGGAGTTTGTTGGAGTTGGTTCAAGTTCTCATTGACTTGAATCTTATAATTCGTCGAGCTTACATTTCTTCAGATGGGGAATGGTTCATGGATGGTTAGTTTCTGATTTTCATAAATACGTAAGACCCTGAATGTGTGGTTTGTGATTGAGttttcttgtttccatttgTTCTTTGCAGTATTTCATGTCACAGATCAGAATGGCAACAAGCTATTTGATGACGATCTTGCTGAACGTATTCAAGTGGTAGATATGCGAACCAACATTCTTTTTACGTTTTATTATACCAATTATGAAGTGCCTAAGAAATTATTACCTTggagctggagatattgatgtTAAGAGTGCGAAATCTGAAGGATGTTTAAGCTGATATACTTCTAGGAAGAACTTGGTAGCTGATTTCTGTTGTTTTCCCCGGTACTTTGCTAAACGCTCATATTGGTTTTGTGTAGTCCGGCAAATTTGTCAAAATAGTTTTATCAATACCCTAGCTTTATTTATTCCTATTCGGATCAATATAGCTTCTTCTATTCTGCTAATGAATCTCTGTTcatattaatttcttatttaattacaTGATGATCATGAAAGGAACCTAGTTGATCAAACTGTACATAGGTACAAAAATATCAAACAGAAAATAGTGTTGTGTTCTATGAAGCCTCCAATGGGCCGGGAGCTCGCTACAAGGACTTCAACTTTAATCACCATCCTCGATTACATAGATCAACAATTAAAAACTAGTACGACCAGACAAAGAAGGAGGGGCTGTGCTTGCTGTTTGGTCCGTACTAGAATTATTTAGATGGAGCCATGTGAATTGCAAGCCATATTTATAGTTTAATTTTACATGTCACAGTCGCTAGGACCTAAGGCACATAGCTTTCGATCCTTGAGAAGGTCCGTGGGTGTCCAAGCTGCCACAGAACACACAACAATTGAATTGACTGGAAGAGACAGGCCAGGCCTACTCTCAGAGGCTTTCGCTGTTCTGGCTAACCTCAAATGTAATGTGGTAGCAGCAGAAGTCTGGACCCACAATTCAAGAATGGCGTCAGTTGTCCTCATTACTGATGAGGCAACTGGATTGCCAATTGACAATCCTGATCAGCTTGCTAAGATCAAACAACTTCTTCTTTATGTGCTAAAGGGGGACAGAGATAAACGGGGTGCAAACACTGCTGTTTCGGCAGGTTCCACTCATAAGGAACGGAGGCTGCATCAAATGATGTATGCTGATCGCGATTATGATATGGATGACACAGATTGCAAGTCAACAAGTGACAGGAGCAAACTTCTTGTAACTGTAGAGAAATGTGCAGATAAGGGATATACTGTTGTGAACTTGAGGTGCCCTGACCGTCCTAAGCTATTGTTTGATACTGTATGCACGTTGACAGATATGCAATATGTGGTATACCATGGAACTGTCATTGCTGAAGGACCAGAGGCTTATCAGGTCGTCTTTTGTTACTTTGAATTGCTTTGATCGCTCTTCTTCAAGATCTTGATTATGCTTTGCATTGACTAACGTTGAAAACATTGGCTTTCTATGTGTATAGGAATATTATATCAGGCATATGGATGGCTACCCTGTTAGTTCTGAAGCAGAGAGGCAAAGGGTAATTCATTGCCTGGAGGCTGCTATCAAGAGGCGAACTTCTGAGGTAAAGAAGTGGACGCCGCCCGCGGGGGGGAGAGGGGGGGTGTGGTTGGGGGAATTCAAATACATACATGATTTTCAGTACTTGTCCAACTCTTATGTGATGCTAATGCACATTCTCATAATACAGGGCATAAGACTAGAACTCTGTGGTGAAGACAGAATTGGCCTTCTATCTGATGTTACTCGAATATtcagagaaaatggtttatcaGTAAGCCGAGCAGAGGTCACCACCAGGGGTTCCCAAGCTGTAAATGCTTTTTATGTGACTGATGCATCAGGAAATCCAGTAAAGAGTGAAACAATTGAGGCAGTTCGGAAAGAGATTGGCCTGATCACAATGCTACATGTGAAGGATGATGCCTACTCAAAATCTCCAACCCAGGAGAGTGGGAAATTCTCTTTGGGTAATCTCTTTCGAACCAGATCGGAGAAGTTCCTATACAACTTGGGTTTGATGAAGTCATGTTCTTAAGCATTAATAAGTTTTTTCCCCTAACAAAGGAAAGGTGCTGTCCATTAATGCCTGTAGATATCAAGAAATGTCTGCTTGGTTGTAGATTTTGCCTGTAGATAGATTTTGCAGGTGAATCCCTTGTTGATCTTGGTCAGGCTTTGAACTTTCAATATTTCAACAATTGCTAAGCTTCATGTGTACAGTTCCTTATGCTGTCTCTTTTTGTTCCATGTTTGGTGTACATAAATCCTCTTGTTTCATACTTTGGTCTTCAGACTCTTTTGTAGACTATATATAAATGGacaatttaaaaaacaattcttttgctGCGGCATCAAACATAATGCCGAAAATGACATGGAAAATTGTAGAGACTTGGCTCAAAACGGCTTTGTCGTTTTTTAAATAAAGCCTCGATATTCATCGAAAAAAAGACTCAAATAGAAGAGAGGAGATGGATAGGCATGGCCCTTGACCTGAGAAAGCCGCCAAGGTTGACATGTCACATGTTGCTATTCTGAGGAGACAATTACGTACATTTATGACACTGCAGTATAGTAAATTCCACAACACATCGAAAGTCATGAGtagttttcacttttcattccaggcatttattattaattttattattttctcctctcttgGAAGTGGCTACGTAGTGGTTTGGTAGGTAAGGTCACTAGCGAACAGTAACCTCACTGCTCTCTGTACTCGCTACTCCATGTGGCATCATCTGTATTCAGTGGTGCGAGAACTTAAGGACGGACTGGTTTGCTACCTTTTACACCCCTTTCCaacttctattattatttttggaatCTTTTGCCtattaaaatttgttttgttcTCCCTCACTGTACCCGAGATAAACCTCCAGTTTTCCATTCCCGTTGATGACATGCTTTCTTTCTATGGCTGTAATCGAGTTCTGTCGAGCCAAATTTTGATTTATTGAACTCGGCtcgatttaaaatatttgaatttgaattcgAGTTCGAGTTCGAATTCGAATTCGAATtcgaaatcaaaatttttttcaattctttgtttGAACTCGATTCACAACTCGAGTTTGAGctcgtcccacaaacgagttcgagtcgagccgagctcgaaCTTGAGCtcgaatttaaattttttttaataagatttaataattaataaattaattaaataaataaaaaagaactaatattaaatttatacaactaataaGTAGAacctttattaaattataaaattttaaaaaatttataaataattaatataactagttgatatttatccaaaataacaatatattatatgcctacatatattattaatatatacacttaatataatagaatatatctatttcatatatggttctcacatactagtatatgaaattattaaattttattaactaattattgtacaaattataaaatatacctatgaaatatatttactatataaacataagtaattagaatacatattatatatttaattataaaagtggtatgcttatattattagccaatacatatatacatgcataggtgtatgtatatatttgtcaatatatgaatgagttttaatcgagtcgactCGAGTATAAACGAGCGAGCCTAAACGAGTCTTAGTTGAGTCGAGTTGAGTTTTGTTGAGTAtgtatcatttacaaatcgagcgagtATCTATTTTAACAAACGAgcttttttttcacgagtcgagttcgattcgagtttaaccgagcgagTACCGAGCGAACTATCAAACAGACTGATTTATTTACAGCCCTATTTCTCCCCTTCGTTTTCTACTTTTGAAGtgcttttcttttagtttgaTCAAAGTCCCCACCCCCTCCCCCACTTTTGTTTTTATCACAATTGCTGTAAACCATGGTTCAAGCACTACAAAGAGTGTACAGATTGATAGTACGATGCATACAAAGGGCACATAGGGTAGATTGATTTTACACAAcgataaataatttatacaaattttaaataaacaagtctttataaataaataaaaaatgaatcacacttaaaaaataaaaaataaaaaataaaaaactattatttatttgtggagctcatttttttataaaagatttatgtaaaacttgtttatttaaaatttgtacccAGTATTAttcttagagcattcacattgatctatgcatatacatatataaagttatttttgcaTAATATAAGCATAAATTTAGCTATATTAGATTAtccattttcaaatatttagctAATTATAAACAATAACTTTACACTTTTACATATTTACTATTTActcttcaaatatattttacttattcttTATCTCTCTTCCCACACTTTTCCACACACACTCTATTATTTCTCGTTcctccaaaataataaaatatcatattttattatcattttgtttcaaatatgcataaaccaatatgaaagttttatttgaatgacaaaataaatatgcaaaagagatgattttacatatgcataaataTAGACCAATATAAATGCTCTCAGGGAGTTGACATGTATAAACAATAAAATGATGTCCACATTTATTTGCTCatcataataatataaaaaaacatgATGGTCaacttaaaatttagaaaatgaaaatttatttatttatttttgggtaGGCAAACAAAAAGATAACATAAATAATTGCCGACGAAAAACTAATTTGAATTGGGCAATGCTAGGGATTCCTGATCCTGTTGTCCAATCtcgtctttatttttttttacatcatttttttaatatttaaaaaaaattatatcttattaaacaacactattttaattattaagtaaaaaaacataaaaaataaataaataaatgagagcGGAGCTGGCAACCCAGCGGAATCCTTATctttttcatttgaatttaaTAGAACGATGATGtctgaaattatttatataatcaatcaatcaatcaatgAAATAGGCGTTTATAAAGAGTCCAGACAGAACCTTAAACAATGGAGGGACGTTTGCGTCACGCATCTTTACAACCGCATGTGACGTCGTTTTCACCTTGTTCGTATTAGGCCGAGATTGATCGCTACCGTCCGTTCCATGTCACCCAATCCCAATTGCCGATACGTGTGGGGTCCACAACTCTGCTTTTTGTAAGTCGTCCTTTTGCATTTActcttatatttatttctatttagatttaaaatgtAGTAtagaattaataatttaatggataaaaaaaagtatttattgGAATCTTATTCGATGCATGAAAAAGCATTaccttctcttttatttattgtttcaaaaccaatgATAACGTGACATTGGATCCCAACAATAATTAGTGACTCTCTTTTGCAATTTGATCCAAAATatcattgatatatattttttttaaaaaaagaaaaatggaatacTTTATTAagattctttataatttttaattttttgccaAACATTTTTTAGATGATTATATTAAACCTcacaatattaaataaataagtaatgtcCATATGATATGTATCTGGGTcgtttttctttaatattatatgGAACCTGCTACAGCTATAGAGGGCACGAgcaggtaattttttttaaatatttttttataaatcctttaaatatttaataaaatataatatatattaattaaaaatattttcttaactattaaataaaaataaataaatcggtGAGGATCCTCGATGACATCCTCGATTGCCCCAACTATTGTTCTTATTACATAGGATAAAATaagcataattattaaattcaatGCAT from Carya illinoinensis cultivar Pawnee chromosome 6, C.illinoinensisPawnee_v1, whole genome shotgun sequence includes:
- the LOC122314173 gene encoding ACT domain-containing protein ACR4-like is translated as MDCWSSPLAMDDEFEKLVIRMNPPRVTVDNASSRKATLIKVDSANKRGSLLELVQVLIDLNLIIRRAYISSDGEWFMDVFHVTDQNGNKLFDDDLAERIQVSLGPKAHSFRSLRRSVGVQAATEHTTIELTGRDRPGLLSEAFAVLANLKCNVVAAEVWTHNSRMASVVLITDEATGLPIDNPDQLAKIKQLLLYVLKGDRDKRGANTAVSAGSTHKERRLHQMMYADRDYDMDDTDCKSTSDRSKLLVTVEKCADKGYTVVNLRCPDRPKLLFDTVCTLTDMQYVVYHGTVIAEGPEAYQEYYIRHMDGYPVSSEAERQRVIHCLEAAIKRRTSEGIRLELCGEDRIGLLSDVTRIFRENGLSVSRAEVTTRGSQAVNAFYVTDASGNPVKSETIEAVRKEIGLITMLHVKDDAYSKSPTQESGKFSLGNLFRTRSEKFLYNLGLMKSCS